In one Deltaproteobacteria bacterium genomic region, the following are encoded:
- a CDS encoding zf-HC2 domain-containing protein, protein MEQKTSMHRLSYWEVDMRCSRARKLFSPYIDKELTKAEKELFDAHIRDCTKCQIRLKEMHALHDTFSYMKSLNAPYGFVTRVMSRAENENSRRSFSIFPIFATLAETLIVIGIIVIGIKSGSFIGKTFMNQKTALVASLSLDTFEAVQPNSIGGAYIAMMDGQNEK, encoded by the coding sequence ATGGAACAAAAAACAAGCATGCATCGTTTATCATACTGGGAGGTAGATATGAGGTGTTCAAGGGCAAGAAAGCTTTTCTCACCATACATAGATAAAGAATTAACAAAAGCTGAAAAAGAGCTATTCGACGCCCATATTAGAGATTGCACAAAATGTCAAATAAGACTTAAGGAGATGCATGCATTACACGATACTTTCAGTTATATGAAAAGTCTGAATGCCCCTTATGGGTTCGTGACAAGGGTTATGTCTCGTGCAGAAAATGAAAACTCAAGAAGATCTTTCTCAATATTTCCCATATTTGCCACGCTTGCAGAAACATTAATTGTCATCGGAATAATAGTTATAGGGATCAAGTCGGGTAGTTTTATTGGTAAAACCTTTATGAACCAGAAAACAGCACTTGTAGCCTCTCTCTCTCTCGATACATTTGAAGCGGTTCAACCCAATTCTATAGGAGGGGCGTATATCGCAATGATGGATGGACAAAATGAAAAATAG
- the hemW gene encoding radical SAM family heme chaperone HemW encodes MSTYTVYIHIPYCKQKCRYCGFLSNLPENDEINRYVKAVKSEISMYRLFLSDRHVKSMYIGGGTPSLLNQEQLGEIIESLRSNLLITDNVEATVELNPESVTREKLKALHGLGINRISIGVQSFDNKILNTLGRIHTVDEATNAIELSRSAGFKNINIDIIYGIPSQDIEKEFKGIREINPEHVSLYYLTIEQGTPLAVDKTFKQKMNDDIFEQLYTNIHNRLTDIGYVHYEVSNFAKEGFQSLHNNNYWERGDYLGIGSGAHGFFKTGLPWIGMTAQARYENSYPVSAYMSKLSNSSFPISRVETLDQDASTYEHIFLSLRTWKGVDLSLVKNKGLLKHLSEGGLVIINEGKLSLTVKGICVMDGIVTELF; translated from the coding sequence ATGAGTACATATACGGTTTATATTCATATACCATACTGTAAACAAAAATGCAGATACTGCGGTTTTTTGTCGAACCTGCCTGAAAATGATGAAATAAATCGTTATGTTAAAGCTGTAAAATCTGAGATATCAATGTACAGGCTTTTCCTTTCTGACAGGCATGTAAAAAGCATGTACATCGGGGGAGGGACACCGTCTCTGCTTAATCAGGAACAGCTCGGGGAGATCATAGAATCATTAAGGTCTAATTTGTTGATAACGGATAATGTAGAAGCAACCGTAGAGCTTAATCCTGAGAGTGTAACAAGAGAAAAGCTTAAGGCTCTGCATGGTCTTGGTATAAACAGGATAAGTATAGGTGTCCAATCATTCGACAACAAAATACTCAATACTCTCGGCAGAATACATACTGTTGATGAGGCAACTAACGCCATTGAACTTTCCAGATCAGCCGGTTTTAAAAATATAAATATAGATATCATCTATGGCATACCGTCTCAGGACATAGAAAAAGAATTTAAAGGTATCCGGGAGATAAATCCGGAGCATGTATCTTTATACTATTTGACAATTGAACAGGGCACACCGCTTGCCGTTGACAAAACATTTAAACAAAAAATGAATGATGATATATTTGAACAGCTCTATACAAATATTCATAATAGGCTTACAGACATCGGTTATGTGCATTACGAGGTATCAAACTTTGCAAAAGAAGGCTTCCAATCATTGCACAACAACAATTACTGGGAAAGGGGCGATTATCTCGGCATTGGTTCTGGTGCGCATGGCTTTTTTAAGACAGGCTTGCCGTGGATAGGTATGACTGCGCAGGCAAGATATGAGAACTCATATCCTGTATCAGCTTATATGAGTAAGCTATCAAACAGCTCTTTCCCGATTAGCAGGGTAGAAACGCTCGATCAGGACGCTTCAACTTACGAACATATATTTTTGTCTTTAAGAACATGGAAGGGTGTTGATCTCAGCCTCGTAAAGAACAAAGGGCTTTTAAAACATCTTTCTGAAGGTGGTCTGGTGATTATAAATGAGGGCAAACTGTCGCTCACTGTTAAAGGTATATGCGTTATGGACGGTATTGTAACAGAGCTGTTCTAA
- a CDS encoding TolC family protein, whose amino-acid sequence MKKTVIYLITLILIIGVQTVKADDSKILTLDDCIKLTLQSNPQLKSSEMNIMSSEGNYGIARSNMLPQVNAVADWQRATANLAATSKSPYISNFIVPPGNTNYPYYSASIGLNQQIFTFGKNYFGMRSASELVKSSEYNFINTRNTLIYDVKQNFFNLLQYNMIIDTDEYLIKQVETQLKQAEVYYKAGIDSKIDVLSAKASLGNIRLNLITAENARQIYILNLLSLMNMPLTDDVEFKGALAAAPFSSDINAATEQALNIRPDYLALKKQLDAATYSYKQSYSAFFPSLTGNASYNWAGQAFPIVWNWQVGLELTFNIFSGLQNSSALEVARAGMLQLKYNLDQEKLSVGLQVASAIDTIQQAEKSISVAGDTVKQSEANLALVSKGYKAGVNNYLDYLTAVSTYQNAKSSYASALANYNIAIANLDYVIGKGLPNE is encoded by the coding sequence ATGAAAAAAACTGTTATATATCTTATTACACTTATTTTAATAATAGGCGTTCAAACGGTAAAAGCGGATGATAGCAAGATACTTACTCTTGATGATTGTATAAAGCTTACGCTCCAGAGCAATCCTCAATTAAAATCGTCTGAAATGAATATCATGTCAAGCGAGGGCAATTATGGAATAGCAAGGTCTAACATGCTTCCTCAGGTAAATGCTGTTGCAGACTGGCAAAGGGCTACAGCAAATCTGGCTGCCACATCAAAGAGTCCATACATTTCAAACTTTATTGTACCACCGGGTAATACAAATTATCCTTATTACAGCGCATCGATTGGCTTAAATCAGCAGATTTTTACATTCGGTAAGAATTATTTCGGAATGAGGAGTGCGTCGGAACTTGTAAAGTCATCCGAATATAATTTTATTAATACCAGAAATACACTGATATATGATGTTAAACAGAACTTTTTTAACCTTCTACAGTACAACATGATCATAGATACTGATGAGTATCTTATAAAACAGGTAGAGACACAATTAAAACAAGCAGAAGTTTATTACAAAGCCGGTATAGACTCAAAGATAGATGTGCTGAGTGCAAAAGCAAGCCTTGGGAATATAAGGCTTAATCTCATCACTGCAGAGAATGCAAGACAGATATACATTTTAAACCTTTTGTCCCTTATGAACATGCCCTTGACAGACGATGTAGAATTTAAAGGCGCTCTTGCAGCTGCGCCATTTTCCTCGGATATAAACGCTGCAACAGAACAGGCATTAAACATCAGACCCGATTACCTTGCACTAAAAAAACAGCTTGATGCTGCAACATACTCATACAAGCAATCCTACAGCGCTTTTTTCCCGTCTCTTACCGGAAATGCTTCTTACAACTGGGCAGGACAGGCATTCCCTATTGTGTGGAACTGGCAGGTAGGACTTGAACTTACGTTCAACATATTTTCCGGTTTACAAAACTCATCTGCATTAGAGGTTGCAAGAGCAGGAATGCTGCAGCTAAAGTATAATCTCGATCAGGAAAAATTGAGTGTGGGACTCCAGGTTGCTTCAGCAATAGATACCATCCAACAAGCAGAAAAAAGCATATCCGTTGCAGGGGATACGGTAAAGCAGTCAGAAGCAAACCTTGCTCTTGTATCAAAGGGTTATAAGGCTGGTGTAAACAACTATCTTGATTATTTAACAGCGGTAAGTACCTATCAGAATGCAAAATCATCTTATGCATCTGCGCTTGCAAATTACAATATTGCAATAGCAAACTTAGATTATGTTATAGGGAAAGGATTACCCAATGAATGA
- a CDS encoding periplasmic heavy metal sensor, which produces MKNSTLKFILLISVLFNISILITMGYVYSKHIEYRTSGWKPNMERFNRFLVKELSLTPDQAKAIVEKRNILSNKITKDKQQIFQKRMELINALRADKPDMKVIHQDISEIRNMQEDIQNMIVAHILDEKTILNKAQQKKLFDLIQRVISNKADRRFRK; this is translated from the coding sequence ATGAAAAATAGCACATTAAAATTTATACTTTTAATCTCAGTACTTTTTAACATATCCATTCTTATAACGATGGGATATGTATATAGTAAACATATTGAATATCGTACGTCCGGCTGGAAACCCAATATGGAAAGATTCAACAGATTTCTTGTTAAAGAACTCTCCCTTACTCCCGATCAGGCAAAGGCAATAGTTGAAAAAAGAAACATACTAAGTAATAAAATAACTAAAGATAAACAGCAAATCTTTCAAAAGAGGATGGAACTTATCAATGCCCTTCGTGCAGACAAGCCCGATATGAAGGTTATCCATCAAGACATATCTGAGATCAGAAATATGCAGGAAGACATACAAAATATGATAGTTGCCCATATACTTGATGAAAAAACGATATTGAACAAAGCCCAGCAAAAAAAATTATTTGATTTAATACAAAGAGTAATATCAAATAAAGCGGATAGAAGATTCAGGAAGTAA
- a CDS encoding efflux RND transporter periplasmic adaptor subunit, whose amino-acid sequence MNDNKKTFKSWLKKNKYLTITGITIIIIVIIVLYFKKEDHKQTLTFGSIGRGSITATVVATGQINPVVWAQVGAQVSGQIIRLYADFNSVVKKGQLLALIDPTPFEAQLTLAKAALLSAHASILNTRATMALNKSIYERRLQLPHDLISQENLQTAKTNYETAVASFTAAQAALLQAQANYKIASFNLEHTRIVSPLSGVVITREVNSGQTVASSFQTPDLFDLAENLKKMESDTNVVETDIGKVKVGQRADFTVDAYPNITFTGTVAIVRNAPMVIQNVVNYDVIIYVDNKDLLLKPGMTSYVNIDVAKKNNILLIPNAAFRFTPKDPNKIITEYAKNHRLPSWVSVPPEESQLKAWYRVTKVWGYKDERFIPIPVKTGIKNNNFTELVNGDIKQGDKVVTGYGTAE is encoded by the coding sequence ATGAATGACAATAAAAAAACATTTAAAAGCTGGCTTAAAAAAAATAAATACCTGACCATTACGGGTATAACTATTATCATAATAGTGATTATCGTACTTTACTTTAAAAAAGAAGATCATAAGCAAACCCTTACATTCGGGTCAATAGGCCGCGGTAGTATTACTGCTACTGTAGTTGCAACAGGCCAGATTAATCCCGTAGTTTGGGCTCAGGTTGGTGCTCAGGTATCAGGACAAATCATAAGGTTATATGCTGACTTCAATAGTGTTGTGAAAAAAGGTCAATTGCTTGCACTCATTGATCCAACGCCTTTTGAGGCTCAACTTACACTGGCAAAGGCCGCCCTTTTATCTGCTCATGCAAGCATTTTAAATACCAGAGCAACAATGGCATTAAATAAATCTATTTACGAAAGGCGATTACAACTGCCGCATGATCTCATTTCACAAGAGAATCTTCAGACAGCAAAAACCAACTATGAAACGGCAGTTGCGAGTTTTACAGCCGCGCAGGCAGCCCTTCTTCAGGCACAGGCAAATTATAAAATAGCGAGTTTTAATCTTGAACATACCCGGATTGTTTCTCCATTAAGCGGTGTTGTAATAACAAGAGAGGTAAACAGCGGACAGACTGTTGCCTCATCATTTCAAACTCCCGATCTATTTGATCTGGCAGAAAACCTGAAAAAAATGGAGAGCGATACGAATGTTGTTGAGACAGATATAGGTAAGGTAAAGGTTGGACAGAGGGCGGATTTTACCGTAGACGCATATCCCAATATTACTTTTACAGGTACGGTTGCCATTGTAAGAAATGCACCAATGGTAATACAGAATGTGGTAAACTACGATGTGATTATATATGTTGATAATAAAGACCTATTATTAAAGCCGGGTATGACAAGCTATGTGAATATCGATGTTGCAAAAAAGAACAACATATTACTTATACCAAATGCTGCTTTCAGATTTACACCAAAGGATCCAAATAAAATCATCACGGAGTATGCAAAAAATCACAGATTACCCTCATGGGTGAGTGTCCCGCCGGAAGAATCTCAATTAAAGGCGTGGTACAGGGTAACTAAGGTATGGGGCTATAAAGATGAACGTTTTATTCCTATTCCCGTTAAAACGGGTATAAAAAATAATAACTTTACGGAGCTTGTTAACGGGGACATAAAACAGGGAGATAAGGTGGTTACAGGTTATGGAACAGCGGAGTGA
- a CDS encoding sigma-70 family RNA polymerase sigma factor, with amino-acid sequence MNYIRMKKLNDPVILDRFKNGDKSAFEEIVLTYQDNIYSLCSYMLGDTDTANDAAQETFLKAYQSLKNFRPNASIYTWLYRIAVNTCIDYKRKSTFETHFPHTTNDTSLIEEQPSVDPSPEKSYESKQIADALNNALNKLSLKLKTIIVMKEVEGLSYGEIADILDISIGTVKSRISRAREELKKLIKGFTQ; translated from the coding sequence TTGAATTATATACGAATGAAAAAACTCAATGACCCTGTAATTCTTGATCGGTTTAAGAATGGGGATAAATCAGCATTTGAAGAAATAGTCCTTACCTATCAGGATAATATATACAGTTTATGCAGCTATATGCTTGGAGATACGGACACTGCCAATGATGCAGCTCAGGAAACATTTCTTAAAGCGTACCAGAGCCTGAAAAATTTTAGACCAAATGCATCCATTTATACCTGGCTATACCGTATTGCAGTTAATACCTGTATTGATTATAAGCGAAAATCTACTTTTGAAACCCACTTTCCACATACCACGAACGATACATCGCTTATTGAAGAACAGCCGTCGGTTGACCCTTCTCCTGAAAAGTCTTATGAATCCAAGCAGATAGCCGATGCCTTAAATAATGCTTTAAATAAGCTATCTCTGAAACTAAAAACAATCATAGTTATGAAAGAGGTAGAAGGGCTTTCATATGGAGAGATTGCCGATATACTGGACATATCCATAGGTACTGTTAAATCCAGGATTTCAAGGGCAAGGGAAGAGTTAAAGAAGTTAATAAAAGGGTTTACTCAGTAA
- a CDS encoding TIGR02757 family protein: MQTHKAIDAYILKPVLDRFYKEYELKERITYDPVEFPHRYKKPEDIEVAGFIASCFAYGRIDLFKPVVERMLSLTEGSPYAFFSSFDIRKQSHLFNDIKYRMNKTSDIFGFFHLLSLMLMKYHTIGEFFKYHYKNSDESIVPVLSKFVNAFYSGDTTNVYGKQIYPFGLKQLLPSPDKGSTCKRANMFLRWMVRYGDAVDFGLWRFIPRNKLIIPLDTHISRIARHLLLTERKTTDLKTAIEITNNLKLFDSDDPVKYDFALCHLGISGKCPSNRSDSSCMVCMLKDVCIV, translated from the coding sequence ATGCAAACACATAAAGCAATAGATGCATATATTTTAAAGCCTGTTCTTGACAGGTTTTATAAAGAATATGAGCTAAAAGAGCGCATAACTTATGACCCTGTTGAGTTCCCCCATCGGTACAAAAAGCCTGAGGATATAGAAGTTGCCGGGTTTATCGCATCCTGTTTTGCCTATGGACGGATTGACCTGTTTAAGCCTGTCGTTGAAAGGATGCTTTCTTTAACAGAGGGTTCACCCTATGCATTTTTTAGCTCTTTCGATATCCGGAAACAATCCCATCTTTTTAACGATATAAAGTACAGGATGAATAAGACGTCAGATATTTTTGGATTTTTTCATCTTTTATCTCTTATGCTTATGAAATACCATACTATTGGTGAATTTTTTAAATATCATTATAAAAATAGTGATGAAAGCATAGTGCCCGTTTTAAGCAAGTTTGTAAATGCCTTTTACAGTGGTGATACAACAAATGTATACGGCAAACAAATCTACCCATTTGGTTTAAAACAACTCCTGCCGTCGCCTGATAAGGGCAGTACCTGTAAACGCGCCAATATGTTTTTAAGATGGATGGTAAGGTACGGAGATGCTGTTGACTTTGGTTTATGGAGGTTTATCCCGAGGAATAAGCTTATTATTCCTCTTGATACGCATATATCGAGGATTGCAAGACATCTTCTGCTTACGGAAAGGAAAACAACGGATCTTAAAACAGCCATAGAAATAACAAACAATCTGAAACTGTTTGATTCAGATGACCCTGTTAAATATGATTTTGCATTGTGTCATCTTGGCATCTCAGGCAAATGCCCTTCAAACAGGTCTGATTCATCTTGC